The DNA window GATGTAGAGCATGGGGTTGTAAAAGGCTAGGAGGAAGGGGACTGTTGTCACAAACACGGAGATGTCGTTGGCGGGTCAAGACGGTCGCATCGACGGTGAAACtcaacttaaaaatagatttttcatgGCGGTACTTTATAATTTTCACTAATTTTTACTGACGGCCATACATAAAAACCGCCGGCAAAAACATAACAAGGGGTGGAGGGCTACGGACCACCAGCGAAAACGTTTTGCTGGCAGCCACACTAAGAGATccaccataaaaaaaactactcaaTTTTTCGAGGCGGACGCCTTAAGTATCcgccaataaaaaaaaacttattttcattGGCGGTAGGTAAAGAGGAccgttgcaaaaaaaaaagatgaatataAAAATCCACCACCACATCcccccctcccttctccctcagcctctccgccgcctctctccctcctccctcagtctctccttcttcctctcttctccacTGCCGCCGGCTACTGTCGCTTCCATCGCCTCTCCACGGCAGTGGGGTGCGACATCCTCTCAACCGCTGGCTGCCACGAGCTCGGGCCCGGACCCGACCGCCGCGACGACGGGGGaggccagatccgccgccgtgACCGCCGCAGGGCCACGGGTGGCGGATCCTGCTTCCAGAGGGGCATGAGCACCAAATCGGGCCACCTCTAGCCtcaaggcggcgatggcgatgggggGCAGATCTGGTGGCGATGGTGATAGCTGGAGACCAGCGacgccctccccttcctcccctccctctcctcgatCTGGCCATagggagacggcgacggcagtCTCCAAGGTCGTTGGCGACCGATGTGTATGTGTTGATATTTACATGTTGAAAATGCTGTGAGAAATCGATGCAGATGTTTGGACTTTTGGATGCTGTGAGAAATTGATGTTTGTATGTTGATGTTTGAAAATCAATTTGCTTCACTGTAATGAATTGTTGATgtgattttgttttgaaaatcctgttgaataagtggattttttttttgaaaattctctTGGTTGACCTAAATGTGCCGTcagcgaaaatctatttttgctgATGAATTTCTTAGGACGCCGCTTGCGAAATTCTATTTTCGCAAGCTGATGAGGCCCACCAGCCAAAATCAAAAATTTCTCTGGTCTTTGATTGTCTTCGGCTTGTTCGTCTGtatgtgaaaattgattttagcCGTCAGAGAAAAAAACGATTTTGTACTAGTGAAAGTTAAGTTAATCGACGATAGCAATTTGAACACAACCTGACGCGTTCGCTAAATCGGCAATCCGCCGTTGTCGTCTCATGGACAGAATGACCGAGAGGATGATGGCTAGCTGGTCTTTGGTTGTCGGCGGCTCGTTTGTCTTtatgcgaaaattgattttagccgtaagaaaaaaaagattttgttCTAGTGAAAGTTAAGATAATCGACGATAGCAATTTGGACGCAACGTGACGCGTTCGCTAAATCGGCAATCCGCCGTTGTCGTATCATGGACAGCAATGACAGAGAGGATGATGGCTAGGCTAGCTCGTGGTTGTTTGCTCGTGGATGGGTCGGCTCAAATAGCATACCCCGTTCAAAGTGTAATCAAATGGAAAAATATATGGTattaaagtaaaaataaaaaaaaagtgatattaAGTGAAAACTTTAAGTAAAGGTTAATTTTTACCATTTTTTACATAGAGATAtaatattttctagtataaaatttgatacctctgggtaaaaaaaatctagtgtaaaatttaagtAGTATCTTTTTAAGAACTGTAAAATTTCTCTAGAGTAAAACCGGTGTAAAAAAAGACAGCTCGAAGCGAAATTTACTTATATATATTCAGTGTTCTAAAGTAGCCCCTCACACTTTTCTTACATGCTGTTTGCCCCGTTGTGTTTAAGTAACTATAAAATAATGGGCTCTACCCGATTTGCCGCAGAGAAGGCGAAACAACCCTATATCTTCTTGTCAATTCGGATACGAAAAGAATATGTAGCATGGTAGCCGTCTGGGTGGCTTACCAGCAGCTTGACCTGGGTATTGGGGGATGACCCAAACTATCAAAGATTGGTGGGAGACTCTAGCTAACACGGTAGGGGTTCCTAAGAGATGTTTGCACACCCACATCCTTCTCATAGTTTGGGAGATATGGAAGGAAAGGAACCAACGAATCTTTCAGCACAAGAAGGTCACGTTATCTTTGCTCTTCGCCAAGATAAAGGCAGAGGCACGGTGGGCGATGGCAGGAGCAAAGCATTTGCAGGACCTTCTGCTCCTCCATGTATAATATTTAAAGTGTAAAAAGTTTTTCACTTTTCTTGTTCCTAGGGGACTGTTTTTTCTTCCGCTATATTCAAgtgttttcccttaaaaaaataactataaaaTTTATCGATGATCCTACAGGAAAATAAAAGGTACTCCATACAAGTGATAATAAAAACAGCAAATTAGCGATCACATGTGTTCATCCTAATGGAAATGGAGGGCGTTTGCCCTttgatcaaaaaaaaaaaaaagtgttcaTCGCACAGCCCACCAGGAAACACGGTTCCAGAGTCCAGAGAGCATACAGACGTGGTGGGCCCACCGGCAGCGGAACCGTGTACACGTCACACACACTCACACGAAGGACGCCTCCTTGCCGCCGTCGAACAGCGCGCCCGTCGGCCCGCCGGCCGgcagcagcgccaccgccaccaccctgCTCGCGCCTTCCTCGGGCGTCAGGAGGCCCGAGTTCCTGGTCAGGTCGGTCTTCACGTACCCTGGGTCCACGCAGTTCACGCGCAGCGCGGGGCGCTTCCTGGCCAGGATCCTCGCGTACGCGCTCATCGCCGCCTTGGCCACCTTGTACGCCGAGAACTCCGTCGGCCACCCGCGCTCCGCCACTGCGCCGGCCTCGAAGTCTCTCACGAACATGCCCAGCAGCTCGTCCAGCCTCTCCTCGCTGAGGCTGTCGGCGTCGTTCAGCTCTCGCTTCAGCTCCTCGTTTGTGAAGAACTGCATACAGTCATTTGTATCAGCGGTCTGGGATTGCAAGAATAAGATTGGATCGTCAGAGATCAATGGGAATCCGTTACTCTTAGCAGCCCGAAGCTTGATGCGACGTTAACGATTCTTCCATCGGAGGAGGATTGCAGGAGAGGGAGGAGTGCTTCAGTGACATTCTTCGTGCCATAGTAGTTCGTCTTCAGGCCGGCCTTTGCAGCGTCGTACGTCTGTCGGCAGTTCTTCCACATCCATTCAATTCTCTGATGCCCATCCATGCCGCTGAACTGCACCACACAACAACGAATCAATGAGACGATGAACCCTGTCCACTGTCCAGGAGTAAAACGCACGCAACTTTTGGTCCTACAGGCGTTATTACGATGACATTCTGGCCGTCGATTAGATCGACTGCTTTGCTTAAAAGCAGATTTGCTTAGAGGCAGAGCCGTGGTTTTCAGCACGTACGGTGGTATATATGCAGGTAACTGATAGTCTGATACTAGTACTAACCTTTTCTTCAGTGGGCAGCAGACCAAAAGATGGATCGTCAACGGGCACAATCCCACCAACGGCGGCATTATTCACCTGCAGATTAGAGCATCCAGCAACCGGTGATCATGTCAGAAGCTCAAAAACCGTATGAGAAAAATCTGCAAACGAAGACAAGATAGCTTGCCAGGACGTCCAGCCTCCCAAAGCGGGACTCCAAGAATTCGGCTAATCTGGCGATGCTGGAAGCGTCCGTGACATCCAGCTGGTGGAAGATGACACTGGAGAGCCCCAGCCCGTGGAGCTTCtcgacggccgccgcgccctTCGCCTCGTCCCTGGCTGTCAAAACGACGGTGGCGCCGTTGCCGGCCAGCTGCCGGCACACCTCCAGCCCGATCCCCTTGTTCCCGCCGGTGACTACAGCAATCCTAGCATCGGCAACCAAACTGAATTGCAAATACTAGTACGTATATATCAGTATGCATTCTCGCTTAGCGGCCAATGGCCATTACTCAAAATTATAGAAAGTGGAGCTCAGATTCTAGTAAGATGTCCTAGTCCTACACGTACGGCAAGGGTCTAATTAATCTCTCAGTGGATTCACAATCCTTATACCGGATCAAAATCCACTCATGACTTCATGAGTGGTATCATTGAATTTTGTAAAATCCGTTGATAAaccaataaaaagaagataaaatctggataaattttgttaaatatctaaagattcagtttttttaatttgaatgAAAAACGAGTGATTGCGTTTTCGATCCTATCAGAAAGTTCGGATTCTACCGAAATAACCCCTTACAGAATGACAGATATCAGATACGGCGCATGCTAATATGCTGCTAATGCTAGTATGCTGCTACATACCTTGTGTGCGTGGAACTGAAGATGGTTTCTTCCATGATCGGGCAAGTCTAGCTCCAGCAAGAAGGTACTAGTAGGAGAGCTCCAGCAAGAAGGTAGGAGTAGTAGGGGATGGTTTGCTGGCTAAAGTACGGAAATGCCGGAGAGCTATCATTAATcggggaaaagaaaattggtagatcacatcggatatttgatcCAAGGTTGGAagggttttcggatacgaatgaaaaaaaaaactaatttcataactcggcTGTAAACCGCGAgtcgaatcttttgagtctaattaagccgtcattagcatattTAGATTATTGTAATACTTATAggtaatcatgaactaattaggctcaaaagattcgtctcacgatttctaTACaaattatgcaattagtttttatttttatctatatttaatgctcaatgtatgtgtccaaagattcgatgcgaAGTTTCGGGGAAAAAAAGTTTTGGTAACTAAACCAGGCACAAATCGTCAACTAGTAGGAACATAAACAAAGCAAAATGGAGATAGGGAacgatttctttttctttttaatcccCAGGATGACAGGATCTGCAGACCGTGTTGGCAAGTTCTGACCGTCCGACGCGTTTGATAGTTTGATTTATTAGGTGGTGTCTGGATCAGGTTTGGATCCATGTAAGATCGAATATTTACCcctaattagaaatattaaacgtagactaatgataaaacctATTCCATAACCTTGAATAATTCagaagacaaatctatatattgaGCCAAACATAGACTGAATTAttatgctaatgatggattaattaggtttaaaaaatttgtctcgcgaattaacTCCCacttatgtaattagttttattattagtctacgtttaatacttctaattagtgtctaaacatccaATATGACAGGGATCCAAACACTATGACGTAGGGCCTGTTTGGGTaacttaagattctgagaatcagctggttggtagccagcttctgagaatctgaaaaagctaggaaacccagcttctggcttctaattcattttctggattctacaactaaacttctcagaatctggactAAAAACAGAACTGTTTAGGGGAGTTTttgattctgggagaagctacagcaggcagcagctaaaagctccccaaacaggcctGTAGTATAGGGTAGAGCTGGGAGCCTAGGAGATGGTCCCAGGCTACATTGGGACAATAGATAATTGTTTCTTTTAAATGGCTAGGAGTACATATTTTAACTTTGATCGCAATCTATAACTAACAAATATTAGAAAATACAATTTTTTGACAATCCAAATTATTCCACTAAACCTTGTTTGAAAAAAAGGACATTCAACACCCAAACTTATCAAACCAAACGATTAACCCTCAATACTGTTTCGGACGTTTTTGGAATGAGATGGCACACTACATGGTGTCAATTGGTAATCACTGGCAGGATTTATATAGTTATGGACTTAAGAAATGGCTAATGGTTTAGAGTGGTAACCCATAGATGCCTAATGGATTGGAGTGGTTTGGGTTACTGATCGAGCTCGTTGATTTGGTTTGGGTTAGTTatgggtttgatttttttcgttTAGAAAGTTATGGGTTGGATTTTAAATTAAGTAAATTACAcaagcggtccttaaacttgtaagcaTATTTCACCTAGGTCCACAAACTTATAAAGCGGGTATCGAGGTCCAACTTGGTTATTgtatcattccggtccaaaacctTGTTTGATTGTgatcttgcctacgtggcatatCACATGGAAGATGACATGGCAAAATTTCCCctttctacctttttttttcctccccttcttcttttctcttcatCCACATCTGGATGTTGGTGGAGGCGACAGtgggcaagagagagagagtgagagatggCACTATCCACTAGAGAAAGAGGGAGGCCGCCCCCATCTCTTATGCTCGACGACTTGGTAGGCACGGAAGCGGAATCCGCGGCGCGAACTCACCGCCCATGGCCAACAATGTCATGAGGCGCCATGGTGGTCCTCCATGCTCGACAAGCTCGGTAAGGGAGGCAATGGCGGCCAGCCTCTTGGAAGACGGATGGTTTAGGTGAAAGAGAGGGGTGCGGATGAAACGACAATGGCAGTGGCAGAGGCCCTTCCTATTCCCCTTGCCACCGCCATTTCCCCCATTTCCGCGGTGCAAGCTAGCTCTGCTAGGTCGCCACCGTCGAGGCCCTCAATTTTCCCATCTCTGCTGCACGAGCTAGCTCCGCTTGGGTTGCCCCCATCACCTCCTTCACACCGGCTAGCTCCGCTTGGGCCCTTCCCTTCCACTGCCAGCCAGAGCGAGTTGGTTGTTGAGGTGAGCGCCCCGTGCATCGACGGCCAACAGTTGTAGcgaaaagaaaggggaaaagagaACTTCCGGTCGTTGCCGCTGCTTCTTCAAATCGACGAGACAACGTCGGCCCGGAGAAAGAGGCACCAGCGGTGAGGTTGGCCAGACGACGGAGTGGAGGCTCAGGGCCGGAGTCGATGACAGCGACCACGAGTTTCCCACCCTCTCCCTTATCTCCACCTCGAGCTGTACTTGACGGCAACCAGGAGCTCCCCGTCATTGTCATTGCTTCTTCAAATCAACTAGACAACGTTGGCTATCGGGGAGGCCACCTCATCGTTGCTTCTTCATATCCGGCAGACCCCACCTCATTTCTGGCTCGGGCCGAGGTGGTGCTGGCCATGCAGATCGATGTGACGAGGCGGGGTAGCGCTGGCAACGGGGACGAGATGGAGCCGCAGCGAGGCCGCCTCGAGGTTCGAGGCAGAGCAGTAGCGACACGGTCTCGAGCTCTTCACCATCGCCTCCGCTTCCCTCTTCTCACATCATGAtagccgccgaggaggccgtgGGGTGGCAAGTGAGTGGATCCAAGAAGTGGCGCACAACCCCTGGGTGGAGTTCACTAGGAGCTGGAGAAAGAAGATGAacgatggaggaagaagagaagaaggataACAGTGGAGGAAGAAgcgaaaagaagggaaaaaatgagaaaatgaaaattttggttCTCTCCATTCTTAAATATAAGGCGCAACTATCATTAAAATATGATATCGTTTTTAAGTAACcattaaaatattatgtaaaACATGATAACATTTGGATATAAAATACTCTCccaattccaaaatataagtacacATATCGCTAACACAAAGACTAAGAAATTTTCTGGTTTGGATCACTCAATAAATTCAATGCATGTAACCGATAGGATTAGAGACATTGAGAGTGGAGtatttaaaagaaaacaaattaagaaGAGGATGGGGTCATGGGGTGTTAGTTAATTGCATGTATCCGTACGTGACTTGtattataaaacataaaaaatacatgattgtgatttatattttgaaataaagagAGTAGTAATCAACAACAGGTATTTACGGACGGTGATAGTAAAAATTTGTCAGTGCTGTGTAGATGGGCGAAAAGTTGGTGCTATGAAGACATTGGCCCCCCAGTCTTTATCTCCTATTCAATGGCTACTGCCGAATGTACCACACATATGGGTAGAAAACTGAGCTGCTGGCACCATCAGTATTCACCACCACATAAATTGCCGGGGGTACATTTCACCATTCACCACCACAAGAAACACCGGAGATATATATAGTCGTCGGTCTGGTTTTCTCAAAGAAGAGAGCATCAGCTGCATCACTGGTCGAATCAGAAACTTGGTGTGGATCGAAGCTAGGCATTTGTGCATCTGCTTGTACGGCACAAAATGGAAGGAGCCACCTCCAGCCTCCGGAGCCAAAGGTGCGTACGATTTTCTTGGTAGAGACACTGTAATCGGGAGCCATGCatggtagtagtactagtaacaCGATCTGCTCTGCTTTGTCACTGGCGCACTGCCAGCGCCAGGGTTGCTGTGGTCACCGGCGGCAACAAAGGGATCGGGCTGGAGGTGTGCCGGCAGCTGGCCGCCTCCGGCATCACGGTTGTTCTGACGGCCAGGGACGAGACGAGGGGCGTAGAGGCCGCCGAGAGGCTCAGAGGGATGGGCCTCTCCAGCGTCGTCTTCCATCAGCTGGAGGTCACGGACAGCTCCAGCGTTGCTCGGTTGGCTGATTTCTTGAAGACTCGTTTTGGCAAGCTAGACATACTGGCAAGCTCTCCTTCTCCTTGCTCGATCGATACAGGCATACAGCAACTACTACTAGCCTACCGCTACTCTGCTTCGGACCTGACCAGTGACAGAGAGGAGATGTGCTCTGTTTTGCAGGTGAATAATGCCGCGGTTGGCGGGATGGAGTACGCCCAAGGAGTAGATAACAACGAGGAACAGGTGAGTTCACgcatgattctttttttttctggattatGATTTGCCATTAAAATTTTGTtcatcaccaaaaaaaaacactgaatTGGCTCCAGCGTAGAAACTGCTTGTAAGTTGTAAGTTGCACTGAACCAAGTTTATTTGTTGACGCGTGCAACAGTTCGTTGGCATGGATGTGCTTCAGAGACTTCAATGGATGCGTAAACAGGGACGGGAGACGTACGACACTGCAAAGAACGGCGTGCAGACGAACTACTATGGCGCGAAGCATGTAATCCAAGGCTTACTGCCTCTGCTGCTGTCCTCCTCCGAGGGGAAGATTGTTAATGTCTCGTCCGCCTTAGGACTGCTAAGAGTAAGTTTCTTCAAATCGATCGTAACACATTAAAG is part of the Oryza glaberrima chromosome 4, OglaRS2, whole genome shotgun sequence genome and encodes:
- the LOC127771955 gene encoding (+)-neomenthol dehydrogenase-like isoform X1, whose amino-acid sequence is MEETIFSSTHTSLVADARIAVVTGGNKGIGLEVCRQLAGNGATVVLTARDEAKGAAAVEKLHGLGLSSVIFHQLDVTDASSIARLAEFLESRFGRLDVLVNNAAVGGIVPVDDPSFGLLPTEEKFSGMDGHQRIEWMWKNCRQTYDAAKAGLKTNYYGTKNVTEALLPLLQSSSDGRIVNVASSFGLLRFFTNEELKRELNDADSLSEERLDELLGMFVRDFEAGAVAERGWPTEFSAYKVAKAAMSAYARILARKRPALRVNCVDPGYVKTDLTRNSGLLTPEEGASRVVAVALLPAGGPTGALFDGGKEASFV
- the LOC127771956 gene encoding salutaridine reductase-like isoform X1, which translates into the protein MVVVLVTRSALLCHWRTASARVAVVTGGNKGIGLEVCRQLAASGITVVLTARDETRGVEAAERLRGMGLSSVVFHQLEVTDSSSVARLADFLKTRFGKLDILVNNAAVGGMEYAQGVDNNEEQFVGMDVLQRLQWMRKQGRETYDTAKNGVQTNYYGAKHVIQGLLPLLLSSSEGKIVNVSSALGLLRFLGNEDLRKELDDIDNLTEERLDEVLASFLKDFEAGELEAHGWPMGSAAYKVAKVAMNAYTRISARKHPALRINCAHPGYVKTDLTINSGFLTPEEGARNVVTVALLPDGGPTGAFFDEGKEASFV
- the LOC127771955 gene encoding salutaridine reductase-like isoform X2 — its product is MEETIFSSTHTRIAVVTGGNKGIGLEVCRQLAGNGATVVLTARDEAKGAAAVEKLHGLGLSSVIFHQLDVTDASSIARLAEFLESRFGRLDVLVNNAAVGGIVPVDDPSFGLLPTEEKFSGMDGHQRIEWMWKNCRQTYDAAKAGLKTNYYGTKNVTEALLPLLQSSSDGRIVNVASSFGLLRFFTNEELKRELNDADSLSEERLDELLGMFVRDFEAGAVAERGWPTEFSAYKVAKAAMSAYARILARKRPALRVNCVDPGYVKTDLTRNSGLLTPEEGASRVVAVALLPAGGPTGALFDGGKEASFV
- the LOC127771956 gene encoding salutaridine reductase-like isoform X2, yielding MEGATSSLRSQSARVAVVTGGNKGIGLEVCRQLAASGITVVLTARDETRGVEAAERLRGMGLSSVVFHQLEVTDSSSVARLADFLKTRFGKLDILVNNAAVGGMEYAQGVDNNEEQFVGMDVLQRLQWMRKQGRETYDTAKNGVQTNYYGAKHVIQGLLPLLLSSSEGKIVNVSSALGLLRFLGNEDLRKELDDIDNLTEERLDEVLASFLKDFEAGELEAHGWPMGSAAYKVAKVAMNAYTRISARKHPALRINCAHPGYVKTDLTINSGFLTPEEGARNVVTVALLPDGGPTGAFFDEGKEASFV